The Branchiostoma floridae strain S238N-H82 chromosome 6, Bfl_VNyyK, whole genome shotgun sequence genomic interval GGCACCCAGAGATCTAGAGACTAACTCCCAGTATGAAAAGTCACTGATGTAAGATACTTACAAACAAACTGTTATATCTTACAATTGGAAATAAACTATAAATTATCATTCAGTATACCTTTAAAAAGGGCCACAATGAAAACATTACAACTGTATGCAGCGATATATTTCAAATTGTCCCTTCTTTTCTCTTTGCTGTCGTCCACCAACATGGAcaacatatacaaaaaaaagCTTTCTACGTTGTATGTTCTATCAAGGAATGTTTGATTTTGGAATGAAATGTTTAGTTAACAATATAAATTGAAACACGGGATTACTGAAAAACAAGAGGCACTGGAACTCCTCTATGTTTTGAATAGTTCTGagcattttgtaaaagaaaggCAAGCAACGTTGGAATGCCTCAAGCATGTACAAACATTAGTCCAATTTCTGGAAAATTCTCATCATCAGCCTTGTACGTGTAAAAACACCATGGCACCAATTTGTATCAAAAGTCTGACACGAATCTAACATTCAcatggtacagtttgtaactgATACTCTTTACATTGTTTGGCAGAGACCTTAATATACACTCAAGTTTATATCAACTGTTAGTAACTCGGGAAAGACGTTCCTCAGTTACCATCAGTTTGGTCCAGTTTGATTAGACTGTACGTACTTGTACCTAACATTACAACATCTCAAAAgacttaggcacgatctagacacggtttttcccgatatcggtgAGACAACAACCTCTTGCCGACacctttttttcagcgtctagatggagaTGCAATATCaccataaagatatcgggaaaatttctcccgaaaggtccggaccattcgtacgatagcttagcaggggtccccgatagcttagcaggggtccccgacagcttccgcgcgtgtagatgtgtcccgacttcggaaaggctcattagcatacaacgcgggctcattaggctatatagctgtttatgactgcaagcgccatgggtgtcccgcggccaacgttccagatccctcccgacacatccacagatatcggtaaaaactgtgtatagattgggccttattTCAAACAATAGCCATTTTTAATCTGCATTCCCTGTTAGCAGAGTTGAAATATTCTCTGTCCCACTCCCACTCACATTTGTTACATAGAGTAAAAGAACGTTGGAAAATTGTTCTTGGGAAAGTATAGCTTACATACATATTTTTgatgcctacatgtatgtgtgtaagttaaaaattacatgtatgacaatgCATCATATGTAATGTTAGTGGCCGTCGCAATGCCACTATGTCTATGTTGTATATTATATAGTGTTACTGAGGTATTAATATCATCTAGACACAAACCCCACGTGAGAGCCACATGTATGGTATACTTACAGCATTATATTGGTGTTGCAGTTCAGAATATACCCCTGGCCAAAATATACCCATTAGCCTAGTTTGGACAGGGGTGCAGTCTGCACTGCAACACCTGATTATCCATATAAGCTGCTACCCATAGTTTGTTTGGCCAGTCTTTTATTAGCAGCTGTGCAAGGATACTGTGTATATCTCATATAAAGTACCAATAATAATGCCATAGTATACCTTATTTTACTCCGAATAACATCTTCAAGTTAGAAAGCTGTAAACTACAGTTTCTCATAGAAATTGTTCTTGATAAATCAGTTGTATATTGAATGTGATGATTTATACATACCACCTGGGTCGTAATAATGTTGCGCTCATGGCTATAGAAAATcaattatctatctatctattatcAATACAATTATAAAGCAGTTCCTTTTACACTGATGCCCTCAAACTACAGCAGGACTGAGGAAACACTTTCCCAGGGCTTCAAGAAGAATTTCTTCTGATGGTGTTGGTGAATCCTCACTCCAGTGCTGTTTAGATTTCTGTTGGtctgaagacaaaaaaaaatttcagtaCATACACAATGTAACAGTCTTCTAATTTGAAATAAATAGTAAGAACTATTTGCATGAGAAACGTAATGTAATTTATGTATTCAATTAGTGTGAAAGATGGTAAcggtggttttgattttgtgGTAGTGTCATATACCGCAGTCACATACCTTAATGGacaaatgtttgtggtggcttTGAGTTTACGATGAAGCGGCAACCGCGAAAACCACAAACACGAAACCACcacaaatatttctgcatttacagtacatgtatctcagtACAACATATGCATCATGACAtgattatgtgaaaaaaattggtCCTGTCATTGTCACATTAAAGACTGACAGCTCTATTTTTGTCTACTTCTTTCTACAATTATCATAAACAAGTAACTGGGAAAGAACAATGAAATGACTGAATTGTGATAATTTTGATATGATCTTTTAAGATGCATGACTCGTACACCTCAAAATATCAATGTCACAGACAAACATGTTTTCACAGCCTGACCAAAAATCTTTTCATTCAATCATCCTTCACTGTTTACGAATAAAAGAGTTCCACAACATGTACCTGAGTTGTTACATTACAACACAGCAGCTTGTCTTCCTGGTCCCTACCACCTCCTGGACTGGACTCTTGAacctctgcatgggggggtcgaGTGACCCCGTGGTGTTAATGTACGGGTAAGCCGTGTTGTCCCCACCGTTCTGACTGGGAGTCCTGGAGCCTTGGTCACTACTGTTACTGTTCCCTTCGTTTGAAAAAGTACTGCTTAACTGCTGTCTTAGTGCCAAGGCTCTTTGTCGCTTCAACTCCGCGAGAGTCTGTGGCGCCCCGTTACTTTTCGGCTTGCCCGACACCAGTTGGTATCTGTCCGACTTGAATGCGTCCAACATGCTCCTCAGCGCGGAATCTCGGTTCCCGTTCCGACTCCTGTCGCCCTCCCGGTTTTCCTTGTTCTCGTCCAACACGACGCGGTTTTGGGACGCCGGAGGGGCGGTGTTTGCTGTCTCTGCGGGCTGCACTGCATCGCCAGGGGGCGTCACTGCCACTGTGGCAGTAGATACTGTGTTTGTAGAAGCTGTGTTGGTCCCAGGAGTGACTCCAGTTGTGGGGACTGCAGGGGTTACTGCACGGGCAGGGGAGGAGGGTTTGTCACTGCTAGTGTGAGAGGGTTCAGTCCTGTGTGGTGCAGACTGTGTGTCTGGCGTTGGTGCCGTGTTAGGGGAGTCCTCCGGTTCTGTGACCGTGACAGTCGGCACACCAGGACCAGCTTCCATGTttactgtgacgtcatcaatgttTGTCTCCTCCTAGCAAACAGAAATTCACACAATTTTTTAAACAGTCAAAATCCAACCTCATGAGAATgattatttgtaaaacatagCAGCTTAAAGGCTAAATTGTCTGATTCATTATGAGAGAGAGTGCTCACATATCCTCAATGAaatttttccaaaatcacatgCTAGCCACATGTATCCTACAACCTGATAAAATATCCTTTTGGCACCCAATGTGTGCTGGTTAGTGTTACATAGAAAGTTGATGGTTTATTTCTATCGCAACTGTAATTCAAAATGTGGGAGATGCCAGAGAATGGTCTCACTTTTTACAATGAGTGTACATTGTTCACAGCAATCATTATTTGATTAATATGTGTCTAATCCTTGCAAGATGAATACATGCTTTTGTATCAGTGTGTGTTTCTTGCACACTTGCAATCACCATATACAAGTCTTAGGACcacattacaaacacacagagtagTACTAACCAGCCGTGTGTCTACTGCATCCTGGTCCTCCACCCGAGCCAGCAGAGCCTTCCCCTCCCCGCGGGATTCTCGTCTCATCATCTCCTCCCGTTCCCGCACGCTGCTCTTACGCATGGCACTGCTGCTCCGACAGAGGAAAAACGATAAAACATATGAAAACTGTCTCGTTGTCAAACCAATCTAACCACAGTTTGGACTGACAATTGTCTCACTGTCAAAACATCTAACAACAGTTTGGACACTTTAACCGCTCCTCTATAGTGACTTTCTTTAATTAATCCTACCGATATTCCAGTTCAAATCCTCTGAAGTCTGATCATATCTCCACAGAATAGGCAGACACCTGTTGATTAACAATCATTTCACTTTTGAATTTTGGCAGGTAACTGAAAGCTCTGACTGGCTAATATAGTTGCATAGCTTGAGTTTCAAAATCAGAGACAGTCTGATAAGTAAGATCGATCTCAGTTGAAAGCTgaatgctttttttttgcatcaagaTTGAGTGACAATCAAATTTCTTGTCCTGAATTTTGTAGGCATTGAAACTCACAATTCATCACAGGGTCTTCCACCAGCTAGAAGTGAGTGGGGCCTGAAAAAAGGGGGGCACTAGATGACTGGCGTACCTCCATACCATATTAGCTTCACGGTGATTTACACTAATCACCTGGACGGGAGACCTTgcacatccccgtcttgtattcagttAGAAGAAAGCGTATGCCACCCCGTAGGGGACAGTATAACCCCAACAGTGCTGTATTATGCACCGTATGActttgactgactgactaactaGATGACTAGCCTGCCCAGTAGCCCTGCCCACCCCATCTATTCCGGAAACCCAAAATTCATTAcacatttcatgtttttgtaaatgtGTCCCTGAGTGGttgtggctttttttttttttttttactcaatggtcaccacgtaacaaggcctgaaggccactcaatgttacgggttacatgattggaactgtaacagcaactcttcgccctaggtcagaaacatcatgattgagaccagcccaattgctcactatgagtgaggactaactgacccaataggcgaagcaggggttacgagggctgctcgggaaattccctacctctattttttggccggaatggtttgatccgcttgggtggatgttcgcacatgtggcgggttctttaacgtgcttggggtgttgctctccccaaacacgggacttccattttaacgtcctatccgaaggacggcccgagccaaagctaggtactcattttcacttgagtgaagtgagactTGCCGTACCTTTTCCTCCTGCTGGTGCTAGCGCTAGAGTTTTTCCTCATGGCGGCTCGCCAGCGATCCTGGGCCTTCCTGGCAGCAGCCTTGGTCTTCCACTCTTCCAGTCTCTTCCTGATGTTCTCATCCTCGGTTACCTCTGTTCCAAAAGGAACCACTAATCAGTTAGACTGGTTTTCACATGCTTTTTTAATTGGGAAACTTACTTGTGAACCTCTAAGCTTGAAAACAGGACTATTTTCTCCTCGAAAAGACAAtctgaatacaatgaaatgatCTGAaaaaacatactagtacttttgcAATAATCATTCACAGAACAACAATAGTTTTCGAATATTCTATTATCCTATCTAATTGGCATAAGACTAGCGGTCTAACACTCTGCAACCATGGTGCACTTACCTATGGGTGTCTCCCCCCAGTTTGTTTTTGCATCCAAGTCAGCACCATTGGAGAGTAGCAAATCCACAAGTTCAGGCTGTGGACACAAGGCATATATATTAACTTTGTCTCATATTGTAACACACTAGATATAACATATCGGTCAAGCTAGAGACACTAAGGTAGAGGCCATGTACCATCAAACCCTTACTTTGTGCTCATGTACTACCGGTAAGAGATGGTTTCATCAGACTCTTTTTATCTCTTTCTTACAATCAACTACTGGAAAGCCTAACAAAGCGCAATGCGTCTTATTGATTCTATTAAAGCAAATGTGACATTCTTCTTCTGCAATGTTAAGAACAAGATCAAAATGGTGAAACCTGTATCTGTAAAACCTGTAGTTTGAGACAGTATGGCGCAGTGAAGGCCAGGAGGAAGACATCATACCTGAGACCAGTAGGCTGCTGCATGGATGGGCTGCCAGCCGTCCTTGTCCCTGATGTCCACAGACACGTGGTGGTCCAGCAGGAACTCTGCTACTCTCTCATAGCCATTGGCTGATGCAATGTGGAGCTGGGAATACATCAACCCATCAATCCTTGGTAacaatacatgattgtacttgCAAGCATCATGCAAATAGTAAAGCCTTCTTGTTAAACTTTTCTTTTTGGCAAAGGATGAAGCTTAGTTAAATCTTTACTGTTTGCAACTTTGTTGGTTTCTAACGGTGTGCTTAATCGAAAATAACTTCTATAATGTGTCTACTAGATACAGCCGACTTCATGCAACTAAATGTATGCTGAAatgaaaatcatacaaagcataTCAGTTGATACCAGACAATAAAGACTTACCGGACTTGCTCCTTCCTTGTCTGTGAACTCCAGGTCCATGCCCTGGTTGGCCCTGTCCCTCAGGTCGTCCAGCATGGCCTGCTCCCGGCCCCCCCGCAGCCGCTCAATCTGGTCCTGGGTCACGCCCTTCTGCGCCATCACAGACTCGATGTAGTCCAGCGCTGTCTCGTCCTCACAGATGTCGTACGGCATGTTCCCGTCCGCGTTTACGGCCAACACATCCGCACCACTGGGGGGAGGGAGCAACATTTTAGAATAGAGAAAACAAAcacctatatacatgtatgacttgATCAATACATACAACTGCCTTTTGGTGTAACCAGCGTTCTAGCCAGcgcccgtccttctgtcctttgacagaattttgttgCTGGGGATGGACgtaaattttgcccattccgttctctgtgatggacaaaaattggcatataaagatatcaaaaacCAAGTTGAGTCTAGTAACATTTTCtgctcaaaataaaggaaaaagcatttcagagggtttacATTTTCCCAGGAATCATACCCCCAGACCCCCTTGCCTAGGATTGTTGcgccttcgacaggatttccattaaaaatccaggggatggaaaaaatttaggctggctagaacactgggtGAAACAGACCAATGGCAGCAGTTGATTATTACATTACAACGTGTTGCATCTAAGAGTAAGACTGGCACAGTaaacaggtggccactatagacatgaCTCTTAATGCTTGAGTCACTTGGACAATTATGAAGGGACAAGTTGTCCTCATTCAGACATGggtacttgtacaggtttgactgtgcatGTCAAGCCAATGATCTCATAATATCATATTGTGCCGATGCTCACTTGTTGATGAGGTAGCGGACCAGGTTGATGTGTCCGCAGGTAGCAGCTGCATGGAGAGGAGTCCACAGCTCACAGTCCACAGCGTTCACGTTAGCACCTGCCTCCACCAACACCTTCATCATCTCCTCACTACCTTCTATACAGCACTGTGGATACAACATCATAAATGACATATAACACAGAAGTCTAAAACAACATTATTTtagaaacatcaacaacagtGGTTTTGATGTTGCTTTTTGGAATACCTAGTACATACGCACATACCAGTAGTAcataatatttcaaaattacagTGTAACAGTACTATCATGATATATATTCATTTAGTATCATTACTACAAAAGA includes:
- the LOC118417823 gene encoding protein phosphatase 1 regulatory subunit 16A-like isoform X1, producing MADHMELVAEMPLLERLSASDRLAHAKKRRTQQLKQWVHRQKELDKKSKKRKDVPKQEKTSKKRLKFVDTVTLLDSAARDDVHEVAELLKSGVSPDMTNSDGLTPLHQCCIEGSEEMMKVLVEAGANVNAVDCELWTPLHAAATCGHINLVRYLINNGADVLAVNADGNMPYDICEDETALDYIESVMAQKGVTQDQIERLRGGREQAMLDDLRDRANQGMDLEFTDKEGASPLHIASANGYERVAEFLLDHHVSVDIRDKDGWQPIHAAAYWSQPELVDLLLSNGADLDAKTNWGETPIEVTEDENIRKRLEEWKTKAAARKAQDRWRAAMRKNSSASTSRRKRPHSLLAGGRPCDEFSAMRKSSVREREEMMRRESRGEGKALLARVEDQDAVDTRLEETNIDDVTVNMEAGPGVPTVTVTEPEDSPNTAPTPDTQSAPHRTEPSHTSSDKPSSPARAVTPAVPTTGVTPGTNTASTNTVSTATVAVTPPGDAVQPAETANTAPPASQNRVVLDENKENREGDRSRNGNRDSALRSMLDAFKSDRYQLVSGKPKSNGAPQTLAELKRQRALALRQQLSSTFSNEGNSNSSDQGSRTPSQNGGDNTAYPYINTTGSLDPPMQRFKSPVQEVVGTRKTSCCVVM
- the LOC118417823 gene encoding protein phosphatase 1 regulatory subunit 16A-like isoform X2, whose amino-acid sequence is MADHMELVAEMPLLERLSASDRLAHAKKRRTQQLKQWVHRQKELDKKSKKRKDVPKQEKTSKKRLKFVDTVTLLDSAARDDVHEVAELLKSGVSPDMTNSDGLTPLHQCCIEGSEEMMKVLVEAGANVNAVDCELWTPLHAAATCGHINLVRYLINNGADVLAVNADGNMPYDICEDETALDYIESVMAQKGVTQDQIERLRGGREQAMLDDLRDRANQGMDLEFTDKEGASPLHIASANGYERVAEFLLDHHVSVDIRDKDGWQPIHAAAYWSQPELVDLLLSNGADLDAKTNWGETPIEVTEDENIRKRLEEWKTKAAARKAQDRWRAAMRKNSSASTSRRKSSAMRKSSVREREEMMRRESRGEGKALLARVEDQDAVDTRLEETNIDDVTVNMEAGPGVPTVTVTEPEDSPNTAPTPDTQSAPHRTEPSHTSSDKPSSPARAVTPAVPTTGVTPGTNTASTNTVSTATVAVTPPGDAVQPAETANTAPPASQNRVVLDENKENREGDRSRNGNRDSALRSMLDAFKSDRYQLVSGKPKSNGAPQTLAELKRQRALALRQQLSSTFSNEGNSNSSDQGSRTPSQNGGDNTAYPYINTTGSLDPPMQRFKSPVQEVVGTRKTSCCVVM